The Mesorhizobium sp. B1-1-8 genome contains a region encoding:
- a CDS encoding HEPN domain-containing protein: protein MTRKWADGSRALGKFDLPSQEQVYGELALEGYDSKLVLHDVKQEYYPGSTSSTVHGVVDHTVKLSLFDCILLSSQRSADAKGKVSDHRLEIFPHHILFGDSHVAEGDAIFTSIMFKFTDSINLFYDFDTFGIVLHRADSFIEPILAAKSEIGDRKIPVGEHPAIAYFTGKHTIVRVPTDLGVISAQNLPTTSIGGPHGSGFVNSIWVEVEFSSARTFNDALEATFALEPFFSMVAGRPQRFEEMRLLARTPVEPEAHSLKVFEVFSSMKQHLRFPLGRAPHPADVPIDPVRRPEEFSRVLVDWVNRVPAWRDARERYSNSLRKQDLLDIDRLVGSANMFDILPSSAVPEDVELSDELKVARDQSRELFRKLPDSPERSSILLELKRLGKSNLKNKVRYRAAPIVAAVGDKFPDLLWVLDEAVNCRNHYVHGALVSKVDYSAHFHDLGGFFTKSLEFVFAASDMVEAGWDIKAWASRSSTLSHPFFDYRHSYKEHLDVAKTLLGKKG from the coding sequence ATGACTAGGAAATGGGCTGATGGATCGAGGGCTCTTGGCAAGTTCGACCTTCCTTCGCAAGAACAGGTCTACGGAGAACTCGCGCTGGAGGGCTACGATTCAAAACTCGTTCTGCATGATGTAAAGCAAGAGTATTATCCGGGATCAACCAGTTCGACCGTTCACGGTGTCGTTGACCACACGGTAAAGCTATCCCTATTCGACTGTATTTTGCTAAGCAGCCAGCGCAGCGCCGACGCGAAAGGGAAGGTATCGGATCATAGGCTAGAAATATTCCCTCATCACATTCTTTTTGGAGATTCGCATGTCGCAGAAGGTGACGCGATATTCACCTCCATAATGTTCAAATTTACGGATTCTATAAATCTGTTCTACGACTTCGATACGTTCGGGATTGTTTTACATCGCGCCGATTCATTTATCGAACCGATCTTGGCTGCCAAGTCAGAGATCGGGGATCGCAAGATTCCCGTCGGTGAGCATCCAGCAATCGCATACTTCACTGGCAAACATACCATCGTCAGGGTGCCGACCGATCTGGGGGTGATTTCCGCGCAAAACTTGCCGACGACGTCGATCGGAGGGCCGCACGGAAGCGGATTCGTCAACAGCATTTGGGTCGAAGTCGAATTTAGCTCGGCGCGAACTTTCAACGACGCCCTCGAAGCGACTTTCGCGCTTGAGCCCTTCTTTTCCATGGTCGCCGGAAGACCCCAACGCTTCGAGGAAATGCGGCTACTCGCACGCACTCCCGTGGAGCCGGAGGCCCACAGCCTGAAGGTGTTTGAGGTGTTCAGCAGCATGAAACAGCATCTCAGGTTTCCTCTTGGCAGAGCACCACACCCGGCGGATGTGCCGATAGACCCGGTGCGGAGGCCAGAGGAATTTTCACGCGTCTTGGTGGATTGGGTGAACCGAGTCCCTGCTTGGCGCGATGCGCGCGAGCGATACTCAAATTCTCTGCGCAAACAGGATCTACTCGACATTGACCGACTAGTGGGTTCGGCCAACATGTTTGACATCTTGCCGAGTTCAGCGGTGCCGGAGGATGTCGAACTATCCGACGAACTGAAGGTCGCGCGCGATCAAAGCCGGGAACTTTTCCGCAAGCTGCCTGACAGCCCCGAACGCAGCAGCATACTCTTGGAGCTGAAGCGGCTCGGAAAAAGCAACTTGAAGAATAAGGTTCGATATCGGGCGGCCCCGATAGTTGCGGCAGTCGGGGACAAATTCCCTGATCTGCTGTGGGTCTTGGACGAAGCCGTGAATTGCAGAAATCATTACGTGCACGGGGCACTTGTCAGCAAGGTCGACTACTCCGCCCATTTTCACGACCTGGGAGGATTCTTCACGAAATCACTCGAGTTCGTGTTTGCGGCATCGGATATGGTTGAGGCTGGATGGGACATCAAAGCGTGGGCCTCGCGAAGCTCGACGCTGTCGCACCCCTTTTTCGACTATAGGCATAGCTACAAAGAGCATCTCGACGTGGCCAAGACGCTGTTGGGCAAAAAGGGGTGA
- a CDS encoding tyrosine-type recombinase/integrase, with protein sequence MAQRRSVLSSRTSRAALPYSDAPEWEIINPGLRLGYRRGRGSYGRGGSWLAASRSADGTRIQTKLGRADDVVAADGSAILSHEQAKEAARTWVKSLKAGGDTAPALTVNEALDRYFEARAAEGMKSIDDAKTRAAFHIRPKLGTTKVADLTIEKVRTWRDGMVTAQKRLRTKKSATKANTVTVDLSDPEAIRRRRDTANRTLTTLKAALNWAFNNRLLTDDAAWRLVKPYRGTTSARVRFLSPAEQKTLVAASNGAIRDLVSAALVTGARFGELARLRVSDYDAANKSVFVAESKSGKPRHIPLPTRGAELFERLARDRPGSDPLLRQESGAAWAPSTYNRPWKALLAQAKLSDVTLHEIRHTYASTMVRNGAPLIVVAEALGHSDTRMAEKHYAHLAPSYVADTIRRLAPDI encoded by the coding sequence ATGGCGCAGCGTCGAAGCGTTCTCTCCAGCCGCACCAGCCGTGCGGCGCTCCCCTACTCGGATGCGCCGGAATGGGAAATCATCAATCCCGGCCTGCGGCTCGGCTATAGGCGCGGTCGCGGGAGTTACGGCCGCGGCGGTTCCTGGTTGGCGGCATCGCGGTCGGCCGATGGCACGCGCATACAGACCAAGCTCGGCCGTGCAGACGATGTTGTTGCTGCCGATGGTTCGGCGATTTTGTCTCATGAGCAAGCGAAGGAAGCCGCCCGCACCTGGGTCAAGTCCCTGAAGGCCGGCGGCGACACCGCGCCAGCATTGACCGTCAACGAAGCGCTCGACCGGTATTTCGAAGCTCGGGCCGCCGAAGGCATGAAGTCGATCGACGATGCGAAGACGCGGGCCGCGTTTCACATCCGCCCCAAGCTTGGAACCACGAAGGTCGCCGATCTGACGATCGAGAAGGTGCGCACCTGGCGGGATGGGATGGTGACGGCACAGAAGCGCCTGCGGACGAAGAAATCCGCCACAAAGGCCAACACGGTCACGGTCGACCTGTCCGACCCCGAAGCGATCCGCCGCCGGCGCGACACGGCAAACCGGACACTCACCACGTTGAAGGCTGCGCTCAATTGGGCATTCAATAATCGGCTCCTCACCGATGACGCCGCCTGGCGACTGGTGAAGCCATACCGCGGCACGACATCGGCGCGCGTGCGCTTCCTGTCGCCGGCCGAGCAGAAGACATTGGTTGCCGCCAGTAATGGCGCCATTCGCGACCTTGTGTCGGCGGCTCTGGTGACAGGCGCCCGCTTTGGCGAGCTCGCGCGGCTGCGGGTGTCCGACTACGACGCGGCTAACAAGTCTGTTTTCGTTGCCGAGAGCAAAAGCGGCAAGCCGCGCCATATCCCGTTGCCGACCCGCGGCGCAGAGTTGTTCGAACGGCTCGCACGCGATCGCCCCGGCAGCGATCCACTGCTTCGCCAAGAGAGCGGCGCGGCCTGGGCGCCGTCTACCTACAATCGGCCGTGGAAAGCACTGCTGGCGCAGGCCAAGCTCTCAGACGTGACGCTGCACGAGATCCGGCACACCTACGCCAGCACAATGGTCCGCAACGGCGCGCCGCTGATCGTTGTGGCCGAAGCGCTCGGGCACAGTGACACCAGGATGGCCGAGAAGCATTATGCGCACTTGGCGCCGTCGTACGTCGCCGACACGATCAGGCGGCTGGCGCCGGACATTTGA
- a CDS encoding VOC family protein, with the protein MQKLQSQGVHHITLVGAGRQTSIDFWEGVLGMPFIFEQPNLDKASESHLYFDPGDGRLITVFTDESRAAVKRRTPTDTGCVHHIAFSVSRVTFLQAVGRLDERGIKHSGVKDRGFMDSIYFEDPLGLLIELASYRFEPPAGFTHADVLMQAHRIRVARGDYNIAEVHLADAIQALVERSRETLSENRAPKDPY; encoded by the coding sequence ATGCAGAAGCTGCAATCGCAAGGCGTCCACCACATCACGCTGGTGGGGGCCGGGCGCCAGACTTCGATCGACTTTTGGGAAGGCGTGCTCGGCATGCCCTTCATCTTCGAGCAGCCCAACCTCGACAAGGCGAGCGAAAGCCATCTTTATTTCGATCCGGGCGACGGGCGCCTGATCACCGTCTTCACCGATGAGAGCCGCGCCGCGGTCAAGCGGCGCACGCCGACCGATACGGGCTGCGTGCATCACATCGCGTTTTCGGTGTCGCGCGTCACCTTCCTGCAGGCGGTCGGCCGGCTCGACGAGCGCGGCATCAAGCACAGCGGCGTCAAGGATCGCGGCTTCATGGATTCGATCTATTTCGAGGATCCGCTCGGCCTCCTGATCGAGCTCGCCTCATATCGTTTCGAGCCGCCGGCCGGATTTACCCACGCCGACGTGCTGATGCAGGCGCACCGGATCCGCGTCGCGCGCGGCGACTACAATATCGCCGAGGTGCATCTTGCCGACGCCATCCAGGCGCTGGTCGAACGTTCGCGCGAAACCCTGTCCGAAAACAGGGCGCCGAAAGATCCATACTAA